The stretch of DNA ATGTGATTATGTAGTTTGCATACTTGTGTAAGATATAGACCGTGTTATGACAacatctaaaataataattacgacaccaataaaataaaaattaagaccACGCTTAGTCATTGCTATTGCTCCGGCGCATAAATCGCTTCTCTGcatgtgctctctctctctcttcttcacaattgtatatatacacacaaaccCACATAGTTTCATGTCTCCCTCTTTTTATATGTACTACATAAATTGAAGCCATATCAATGGGAAACTGCCTGATACACGACAATGGCTTTGCTGGAAAAGATCTCGAACCCGAGCTCCCGGTTGAGTTATTGGAAGAAGGTAAAGTGAGTAGCGGTGAGGAAGGAGGAAATGAAAGATCAACACCAAAAGAGTCTAAAGTGGTGAGGATCAAAGTAGTGGTGACAAAAGGAGAACTTAGAGAAATCTTGGGTCACAAGAGAGGTATCTATTCCATTCAAGACTTAGCTCATGTTCTCAAAGATAGTGGCAGAAACATCTCCAGGgcttatgaagaagaagaagaagaacaagatgaaAACTGGAGGCCTACGTTAGAAAGTATTCCTGAGAACTAATCATATCTATACATTCAACTAAGATTTCAGTTTCTTCTCTAGTTTTTCTTACCTTTTCCAAGACGGCTGTTTATTTTGTTGTCCATGATTGCTCCTTTTTAACCAATGTTGTATCAGAAACATTGGTTTCTTGTTCCTTTCCTTGTTTTTTCCCCAGGATGTTTGGTGCTTTCTGTTTTTGTTAGAGCACTAATTAACTATTACATGTCATCATGTTGTGTCTAAATAGTTAATGAAATGTGgcattttatatatatggtcGAAAGATCAGTCTTTTATGTACaatgaatttttaaagttattgtTATCAGTTGATTCAAATCCTCCTATGATAATATCATAATAGCTTCACAACCTTTCCTCAAGGACAGAGCCGGCCTTTAGTAGAAGCTGACCAAGCACCTGCTTCCGGCCGCTAAATAATAAGTATTAAATCGGCCTCATATTTCCAAAAGTTTCATTAGCTTAAATGGTTACTGCATAACCTTTGAATACCAAAGGTAAAGGGGTTCGAATACCTCTCCCTACaacatatgattttaattttttatttgtaataataggccaattttttttgtttttgcttccAGCCCCCCCACTTTCTAGGACCGGCTCTGCTCAAGGATACAAATACATAAGGCTCATAacaacttttgttttttgtcgTCAAACGTTTCATATCAATTAAACCTTTAAAATGGTtaaaaaaaacctttaaaaagaaaaaaaacggataaaaaaacaataaggCCCACTATTTTATAGAGACATAATGGGTTTTTCAGTTGCACCATTGTAATATAATTTCTTCGCGActgaatataataaaaactaaggggaattttttttgttactttcGAATATAGACGTTTTAGAGATTTTGTTTTGTGTCAAATTATTTGACGTTTCCAAATACCTATGTAGAAAATAGTGATTTTTGATTTATCTATCCTTGCATTAATAGTTATGATCGAGAATAATTGCATGTAAAataattgttcaaaaaaaaaaaataatgataagCAAGGATATAATAGACAATAGATTAGCCTTTTTAATTTGTCTGCAACCCTTTAAAAAGTCaactaaataaaaacagagggaatagctttttgttttttgtttttttttttttttgagaaaagaacCTTTTTTGTTACTGGggaattttttcttttactttacACTTCTCGCTTTGATTTTTATTGAATCTAGTTGAAGATGAAATCTTATATCCTTCTTAAGAGTTAGAACACACAAAATTATTGTAGTTCTTTACTCTTTGAAGCTGAAAATCAAGTCGATGTGATGCTGCGTTCCAAATAATTCAACATTTTGTTACATTAAACACACGAGTGCTGGTTAGGATATTGTGATCAGTTGACTCATTGAGTCCGACACCAACTTAACAATGTTTGGATTATCATTTGTGGCGTAGAAAGAGCTGCCAACCATCAaacaaaattgaatttttgggtTAAGATTGGTCGTTTGGTTCAGGCAGATTACACTTTTATATTGGGCGTAGCGTTTTTAGTCGAGTACAAACTGGTTCATGAGATTTTGGTCCACAATAACATCTCCAGTCTAATCAAAGAAGAATACCCACTAATGATTGAACATGCGAAAGTTTTTTCCAACCATGTGATATTGAATCAATAGTACAAACTATAATTGCTTAACAAGCCAAAATGGTCCAAATACTAAAGAACATGCCCTTGACACCCTTGTGCGCATTCAGCAAAAAAGATCAGGTCATCGATCAATAGACCACAACCATTTGGTACACACACATAACAGATTGATACGTTTCCAAGTGTAAAATCTTTTAAACTATAAACAATTTGAGTGCTAGGTACATGTTTGAATATTTGGTTTTGTAAGAGATTTATTGAAGGAGAAGAGGACATGGGCGGTTACAGAATAAGGTTAAAACTCTAGCAACCACAAGAAAAGGGTATAAAAGGACAAAATAGAGTAATTGAGGGGTCGACATGGGGAATTACAAAGAAGGTGAAAACCTTGCAACCACATGAAATACCCAAATGTCATTTTCACAAAGATAATAAGACCACACTGTTGTCTCTTACGTCTGTGTTTGTTCTGATCTGATCATCGACGAAGAACCGCACATAAAGCAAAGCCACATTTTAAATAGACCCAATCAATCCCCATCTCTCTTCACATGCCCATTGAATCGAACACTTCtcatttcttcttttgttttgttggaCTTAGATAGAATCAAAGGACAGACAAAAGTGTCAAAACCCCTATAACCTCCACCATCCTCATCATCTCTTCTTATAAACCACTCTACTACTCTCTCAATCTCTAAGCTCCTTATAAGCAATGGTGAGTTTtacttctctgtttttttgtgTTGACTCTGTTCCTCTCGTCTTAACGGTTCTGATTGTCTCAAGGTTCATGAGTCATCACATGGGGCAAAAGATGGCTCAGAAGAAGCCTTCGACAACAGAGGAAATCCACCGGATAAGTCTAAAACCGGTGGATGGTTAGGAGCGGGTTTAATCTTAGGTACAGTTTCCAATCTCCATATCACACAAACACCAAAACATCCTCTGTTTCTAACccgtctttttcttttttttttctttttaactaaaactagattttgacccgcccttagaaGGGcggttatattttttattttacatttttttttataaatttaatttttatatttatatttttatttacgtttttttcattatataatatcaatatactaaaacaggaatatgacctattgatatatgtgtggtcaaattattttatgataattattaaaacctcttattaattattaattatttaaaaggaatattatacaaagaaaaatataaatatgattaaaaaataaatataaaaatttaatttctaaaatatgtaaaacaaaaaaatataccatctcttttaaaggcgaatccgaatctagtcaatactattaaaatagaaacataacatattgatatatgtatggtcaaactattttaatacaatgattaaaacctCCTATTTGATAAATTTACCAAGAATCGAATGAGTATACGAATTTTTGAATTACAAATCATATacctataaatatatttttttctaaatttacctataataaaattatttgacaATGTTACAAAGGGGCGTTAACTCTACAAAACTATAACTTAAATGAAAACGTACGCTCTCAAATCAAAAGTAGTCGCcagtttaattgttttttttttccttttatcatCATCGACAGTTTAATTAATAGAGTCcatatattagatatttatttctattatcaAAAAACCTCAAACCGtctgactaatatatatattcgaGAGAGGAGTGGATCCCGAATGTTTTGGAAATAAACTGTAAAGGTTACAAAATATGTTGTCACTTTAATAAAGGTAGTTATGGTTACAAAGATTAGATATATATACTttagatgcagttatattttaaattggacccaacaaatatcaattggacatgttgaagaattaatagtattgatatttcccgtttattttcttgtaactaaaatatttttttctgtttccaagctctttttactaaaatatttcctctgtttctcagctcctctctgttttttttcttttaactaaaatgtttcctctgtttcttagctcctctctgttttgtttcttttgactAAATGTGAAGGGAGTGAGCTATCTGAGAGGATATGCGTGATGGGCATATCAATGAACCTAGTGACGTATCTTGTCGGAGATTTACACATCTCATCAGCGAAATCAGCGACCATAGTCACAAATTTCATGGGAACTCTCAACCTCTTAGAACTTCTTGGTGGTTTCTTGGCTGATGCTAAACTCGGTCGCTACAAGATGGTCGCAATAGCTTCCTCTGTCACAGCTCTggtaaaaccctaaaacatggAGTTGTAGCTTTGATTGTCTTGTAAACTCTCTATTTAATGTGAAAACAGGGAGTGTTGCTATTGACAGTGTCTACAACCATCCCAagcatgagaccaccaccatgTGACGATTTCAGGAGACTCCACCATCAGTGCGTAGAAGCAAACGGTCATCAGTTAGCTCTCCTCTACGTCGCTCTCTACACCATAGCTCTAGGTGGAGGAGGAATCAAATCCAACGGCTCTGGTTTCGAGTCTGACCAGTTCGACACGAGTGATCCTAAAGAAGAGAAGtagatcatcttcttcttcaacagaTTCTATTTCTCCATCAGTCTCGGATCTCTCTTCGCCGTGATTGTCCTGGTTTACGTCCAGGACAACGTGGGAAGAGGCTGGGGCTAGAGATCTCGGCCGCGACTATGGTGGTCGCGGACGTGGTTTTGCTCTGCGGAACGAAACTGTACCGTTTCAAGAAACCTAGAGGAAGCCCTTTTATTGTTATATGGAGGGTTGGTTACTTGGCGTAGAAGAAAAGGAACGAGAGTTACCCTCCGCATCCGAGTCTTTCGAACGGTTACGACAACACAACTGTTCCTCACACAGA from Raphanus sativus cultivar WK10039 unplaced genomic scaffold, ASM80110v3 Scaffold2407, whole genome shotgun sequence encodes:
- the LOC108829388 gene encoding uncharacterized protein LOC108829388 → MGNCLIHDNGFAGKDLEPELPVELLEEGKVSSGEEGGNERSTPKESKVVRIKVVVTKGELREILGHKRGIYSIQDLAHVLKDSGRNISRAYEEEEEEQDENWRPTLESIPEN